A single Corallococcus exiguus DNA region contains:
- a CDS encoding threonine/serine exporter family protein, producing MCAPAVSTRPSETAEAPPEFVASLAPPPPGPAVAFVLRLGHALHRHGTPAHRLEGLMMKVSERLGLEARFFSTPTSIFASFGPPEDLRTSLIRVEPGDMDLERLILLDTLADDVIHGRLTPAVGARRVEDILARPPRYGPALQLLCWMLAGASAALLFGGGWKEMGVAGVSSLAIGALDLLTRKQPTTARVLEPVAAVLSAAFAGLAAHFFGPLHGEVATLAGLIVLLPGLTLTIAVNEVATRNLISGTSRLTHAALIFLQLGFGAALGSRVATVLPPVPMPTPALPAVLPPGVAIAALVVAGFAIAVLFRARPRDWGWIALAGAAAFMGARLGALLLGPQLGAFAGALLLGIGSNALARLRNRPAVTTVVPGLMLLVPGSVGFRSLASLLERDVVAGVDTAFSMLMVAVALAAGLLSANAIMPSRKVL from the coding sequence ATGTGCGCGCCCGCCGTGTCCACGCGTCCCTCCGAAACCGCTGAAGCCCCGCCCGAGTTCGTCGCCTCCCTCGCGCCCCCGCCGCCCGGCCCCGCGGTGGCCTTCGTGCTGCGCCTGGGCCACGCCCTGCACCGGCACGGCACGCCCGCCCACCGCCTGGAGGGCCTGATGATGAAGGTGAGCGAGCGGCTGGGCCTGGAGGCCCGCTTCTTCTCCACGCCCACCTCCATCTTCGCCTCCTTCGGCCCGCCCGAGGACCTGCGCACCAGCCTCATCCGCGTGGAGCCCGGCGACATGGACCTGGAGCGCCTCATCCTCCTGGACACGCTCGCGGACGACGTCATCCACGGGCGCCTCACGCCCGCGGTGGGCGCGCGCCGCGTGGAGGACATCCTCGCCCGGCCTCCGCGCTACGGCCCCGCCCTGCAGCTGCTCTGCTGGATGCTGGCGGGCGCTTCCGCGGCGCTGCTGTTCGGCGGCGGCTGGAAGGAGATGGGCGTCGCCGGCGTCAGCAGCCTGGCCATTGGCGCGCTGGACCTGCTGACCCGCAAGCAGCCGACCACCGCCCGCGTGCTGGAGCCCGTGGCGGCCGTGCTGTCCGCCGCGTTCGCGGGGCTCGCGGCCCACTTCTTCGGCCCGCTGCACGGCGAGGTGGCCACGCTCGCGGGCCTCATCGTCCTGTTGCCCGGCCTCACGCTCACCATCGCCGTCAACGAGGTGGCCACGCGCAACCTCATCTCCGGCACGTCGCGCCTCACCCACGCCGCGCTCATCTTCCTCCAGCTGGGCTTCGGCGCGGCCCTGGGCAGCCGCGTGGCCACGGTGCTGCCTCCCGTGCCCATGCCCACGCCGGCCCTGCCCGCGGTGCTCCCCCCGGGGGTCGCCATCGCCGCGCTCGTGGTGGCGGGCTTCGCCATCGCGGTGCTCTTCCGAGCCCGGCCGCGCGACTGGGGCTGGATTGCCCTGGCCGGCGCCGCCGCGTTCATGGGCGCACGGCTGGGAGCGCTGCTGCTGGGGCCTCAGCTGGGCGCCTTCGCGGGCGCGCTGCTGCTGGGCATCGGGAGCAACGCGCTGGCGCGGCTGCGCAACCGGCCCGCCGTCACCACCGTGGTGCCGGGGCTGATGCTGCTCGTCCCCGGCAGCGTGGGCTTCCGCAGCCTCGCGTCGCTGCTGGAGCGCGACGTGGTGGCCGGCGTGGACACGGCCTTCTCCATGCTGATGGTCGCGGTGGCGCTGGCGGCGGGCCTGCTGTCCGCCAACGCCATCATGCCTTCGCGCAAGGTGCTCTAA
- a CDS encoding DoxX family protein, which yields MPPFDSARFTLWLPQLLCAAFLAILFLQSGLDKVVDWKGNLGWLTGHFSKSPLKGVVTPMLAVITLMELAAGALSGAGAVALLVNGNPFFAYLGAVLSAVSLLALFFGQRMAKEYAGAAVLVPYFIVALAGVYLLRLA from the coding sequence ATGCCGCCCTTCGACTCCGCCCGCTTCACGCTCTGGCTTCCGCAGCTCCTGTGCGCCGCCTTCCTGGCCATCCTCTTCCTGCAGTCCGGCCTGGACAAGGTCGTGGACTGGAAGGGGAACCTGGGGTGGCTGACCGGCCACTTCTCCAAGTCGCCCCTGAAGGGCGTGGTGACGCCGATGCTGGCGGTCATCACCCTGATGGAGCTGGCGGCCGGTGCGCTGAGCGGGGCGGGCGCGGTGGCGCTGCTGGTGAACGGCAACCCGTTCTTCGCGTACCTGGGCGCGGTGCTCTCCGCGGTGTCGCTGCTGGCGCTCTTCTTCGGTCAGCGCATGGCGAAGGAGTACGCGGGCGCGGCGGTGCTGGTGCCGTACTTCATCGTCGCGCTCGCGGGCGTGTACCTGCTGCGGCTGGCGTGA
- a CDS encoding AI-2E family transporter codes for MASDQVARRVFVGLILLSIVLLCLVIRPFAEAFFLAAVLAGTFYGLHTRLKKRLRGHGNVSSGLIVSGILLALLLPLGGLTAFVVAEVSEGARFVTQAVQKDGMTGLVEKLPSGIQGPVSKLIERLPLEQAELDQKLQEQMTTQGGTAAKAVTGAVAATGTIILQLTMMLIALFFFLTDGARLVQWIESVSPLRRGQTRELLREFKSTSVSVLVSTIATAGVQAAVALIGFLIVGVPAPLFFAGLTFFLALIPAVGAAVVVLFAAGLMFLSGHPWAALFLAIWGVVVVGLVDNVVKPLLARKGMNQHGAIVFFALLGGLAAFGAVGLLLGPLIVAFFLSVVRIYERDYGRPNGRMGDPATPGGPIQPGSQHVVLTTESGTPITDTDTPSNH; via the coding sequence ATGGCCTCCGATCAGGTAGCGCGACGCGTCTTCGTGGGTCTCATCCTGCTGTCCATCGTCCTGTTGTGCCTGGTCATCCGGCCCTTCGCGGAAGCGTTCTTCCTGGCGGCGGTGCTGGCGGGCACCTTCTACGGACTGCACACCCGGCTGAAGAAGCGGCTGCGCGGCCACGGCAACGTGTCCTCCGGGCTCATCGTCAGCGGCATCCTGCTGGCCCTGCTGCTGCCCCTGGGCGGCCTCACCGCCTTCGTCGTCGCGGAGGTGTCCGAGGGCGCGCGCTTCGTGACCCAGGCCGTGCAGAAGGACGGGATGACGGGCCTGGTGGAGAAGCTCCCCAGCGGCATCCAGGGGCCGGTGAGCAAGCTGATTGAGCGGCTCCCGCTGGAACAGGCCGAACTGGACCAGAAGCTCCAGGAGCAGATGACGACCCAGGGTGGCACCGCCGCCAAGGCCGTGACGGGAGCGGTGGCCGCCACGGGCACCATCATCCTCCAGCTGACGATGATGCTCATCGCCCTCTTCTTCTTCCTCACCGACGGCGCGCGGCTGGTGCAGTGGATTGAAAGCGTGTCGCCGCTGCGGCGCGGACAGACGCGGGAGCTCTTGCGCGAGTTCAAGAGCACCTCCGTGTCGGTGCTCGTCTCCACCATCGCCACCGCGGGCGTCCAGGCCGCGGTCGCGCTCATCGGCTTCCTCATCGTGGGGGTGCCCGCGCCGCTGTTCTTCGCGGGCCTCACGTTCTTCCTCGCCCTCATCCCCGCGGTGGGCGCAGCGGTGGTGGTGCTCTTCGCCGCGGGCCTGATGTTCCTCAGCGGCCACCCGTGGGCGGCCCTCTTCCTGGCCATCTGGGGCGTCGTCGTGGTGGGGCTCGTGGACAACGTCGTCAAGCCGCTGCTGGCCCGGAAGGGCATGAACCAGCACGGCGCCATCGTCTTCTTCGCCCTGTTGGGCGGCCTGGCGGCGTTCGGCGCGGTGGGCCTGCTGCTGGGGCCCCTCATCGTCGCCTTCTTCCTCTCCGTGGTGCGCATCTACGAGCGCGACTACGGCCGGCCCAACGGACGGATGGGCGACCCGGCCACGCCGGGAGGCCCCATCCAGCCGGGCTCCCAGCATGTCGTGCTCACCACGGAGTCCGGCACGCCCATCACGGACACCGACACGCCGTCCAACCACTGA